From one Oncorhynchus clarkii lewisi isolate Uvic-CL-2024 chromosome 6, UVic_Ocla_1.0, whole genome shotgun sequence genomic stretch:
- the LOC139411141 gene encoding U6 snRNA-associated Sm-like protein LSm1, which translates to MNYMPGTASLIDDIDKKHLVLLRDGRTLIGFLRSIDQFANLVFHQTVERIHVGKKFGDIPRGIFIVRGENVVLLGEIDMDKPCDTVLQQVSIEEILEEQRLQQQAKQETEKAKVTALKDRGLSIPKADNLDEY; encoded by the exons ATGAACTACATGCCAGGGACCGCGAGTCTCATTGATGACATAGACA AAAAGCATCTTGTACTTCTTCGCGATGGAAGAACGCTAATTGGGTTTCTTAGAAGCATCGACCAGTTTG CCAACCTAGTTTTCCATCAAACAGTGGAGCGCATCCATGTGGGCAAGAAGTTTGGGGACATCCCCAGAGGAATCTTCATTGTGAGAGGAGAGAACGTTGTATTGCTTGGTGAAATA GACATGGATAAGCCGTGTGACACAGTCTTGCAGCAGGTTTCTATAGAGGAGATCCTAGAGGAGCAGCGATTGCAACAGCAAGCCAAGCAGGAGACAGAGAAAGCCAAGGTGACCGCACTGAAGGACAGAGGCCTATCCATCCCCAAGGCAGATAATCTTGATGAATACTGA